Proteins from one Planctomyces sp. SH-PL62 genomic window:
- a CDS encoding glucose-6-phosphate dehydrogenase assembly protein OpcA, producing the protein MTETSSDAFLEGQGIPVPLAEIDATLEKLWGPAAERAGGPELEHPTVTRVVLANLVVERLSPDAEELRPVVETVVGRFPCRAIVIRESDDPGRQVSAEVSAVCKISEPGAAHVCAERIVLHAGPAAIDLIPGAVRPLLEVDLPMILWWTTDPVPREKLYRDLAAESSRIMLDLPDPGASAAALRLGLDPAIGSCRRDAVWYGLTHWRELIAQIFDCPIHRQTLGRIESVRIDALSPAPSTPPRLALWLAAWLAAQLGWERRGTPRLVADGEGSTFRAEFGGPAGPIALEIGSRPLPDGLPATPRLVGVALTARGDDGPESFRLQRTSPESPDVRIHVDAPDYCRIPNIVHADALDPAHRIAAALELSRFDAPFEKATPFLLWMMEHAEAVLP; encoded by the coding sequence ATGACCGAGACCAGTTCCGACGCATTCCTGGAGGGCCAGGGGATTCCCGTCCCGCTGGCGGAGATCGACGCGACCCTGGAGAAGCTCTGGGGGCCGGCCGCCGAACGCGCGGGGGGTCCCGAGCTGGAGCACCCCACGGTGACGCGGGTGGTCCTGGCGAACCTCGTGGTCGAACGGCTCTCGCCGGACGCCGAGGAGCTTCGCCCCGTGGTCGAGACGGTGGTCGGCCGCTTCCCCTGCCGCGCGATCGTCATCCGCGAGTCCGACGACCCCGGACGACAGGTCTCCGCCGAAGTTTCCGCCGTCTGCAAGATCTCCGAGCCCGGCGCGGCCCACGTCTGCGCCGAGCGGATCGTCCTGCACGCCGGGCCGGCCGCGATCGACCTGATCCCCGGCGCCGTGCGACCGCTCCTCGAAGTCGACCTGCCGATGATCCTCTGGTGGACCACCGACCCGGTCCCCCGCGAGAAGCTCTACCGCGACCTCGCGGCCGAGAGCAGCCGGATCATGCTCGACCTCCCCGACCCCGGCGCCTCGGCCGCGGCGCTGCGGCTGGGGCTCGACCCGGCCATCGGCTCGTGTCGACGCGACGCCGTCTGGTACGGCCTCACCCACTGGCGCGAACTCATCGCCCAGATCTTCGATTGCCCCATCCACCGCCAGACCCTCGGGCGGATCGAATCGGTCCGGATCGACGCCCTCTCCCCCGCCCCGTCGACGCCCCCCCGACTGGCGCTCTGGCTCGCCGCCTGGCTGGCCGCCCAGCTCGGCTGGGAGCGCAGGGGGACGCCTCGGCTCGTCGCGGACGGCGAAGGCTCTACCTTCCGCGCCGAGTTCGGCGGCCCGGCCGGCCCGATCGCGCTGGAGATCGGCTCCAGGCCCCTGCCGGACGGGCTCCCCGCGACCCCCCGCCTGGTCGGCGTCGCCCTCACCGCCCGGGGCGACGACGGCCCGGAGTCGTTCCGCCTCCAGCGGACGTCGCCCGAGTCGCCCGACGTGCGGATCCACGTCGACGCCCCCGACTACTGCCGCATCCCCAACATCGTCCACGCCGATGCGCTCGACCCCGCGCATCGGATCGCCGCGGCGCTCGAGCTGTCACGCTTCGACGCCCCCTTCGAGAAGGCGACCCCGTTCCTGCTCTGGATGATGGAGCACGCCGAGGCCGTCCTTCCCTGA
- a CDS encoding STAS domain-containing protein, which yields MTTRPPEFELLLLNMVGDVAVAQVTTNELRFPNQAQALSYELGLIVAQDWASKMVIDLSRVQYIGSTTYAVLVGTVKKAVELGHAVKFCGLTPDVRIGAQIIGLDRIADIRATESEALEAFAS from the coding sequence ATGACCACGCGCCCCCCGGAGTTCGAGCTCCTCCTCCTGAACATGGTGGGCGACGTGGCCGTCGCGCAGGTGACCACCAACGAGCTTCGGTTCCCGAACCAGGCGCAGGCGCTCTCGTATGAGCTGGGCCTGATCGTCGCCCAGGACTGGGCGTCCAAGATGGTGATCGACCTGAGCCGCGTGCAGTACATCGGCAGCACGACCTACGCCGTGCTGGTGGGGACCGTCAAGAAGGCCGTCGAGCTGGGCCACGCCGTCAAGTTCTGCGGCCTGACGCCGGACGTCCGAATCGGGGCCCAGATCATCGGCCTCGACCGGATCGCCGACATCCGCGCCACCGAATCCGAGGCCCTCGAGGCCTTCGCTTCCTGA
- the fabD gene encoding ACP S-malonyltransferase — MSKIAFLFPGQGAQAVGMCRELDQELPAVKGLFDRAAAVLGFDLRKLCLEGPAEALEATDVSQPAIFVASLAALESLRASSPDVVAACQGAAGLSLGEYTALTFAGALEFEAGLEVVRRRGQAMQAASLASPSGMISVLGLDEAQVDELCARVAPHGRLWKANMLGPGNIVVSGDDAALGHVEPIAQELGAMKVVRLAVAGAFHTPLMKPADEQLAEVLDRVEVRAPRIPVYSNVDAAPHDDPEAIRKILVTQVLQGVRWDESMRRMIADGFDAFYEIGPGRVLTGLLKRIDRKTPCTHVPAR, encoded by the coding sequence ATGTCCAAGATCGCCTTCCTCTTCCCGGGCCAGGGCGCGCAGGCCGTCGGCATGTGCCGCGAGCTGGACCAGGAGCTGCCCGCCGTCAAGGGCCTGTTCGACCGCGCCGCCGCCGTGCTCGGCTTCGACCTCCGCAAGCTCTGCCTGGAGGGCCCCGCGGAGGCCCTGGAGGCGACGGACGTGAGCCAGCCGGCGATCTTCGTCGCCAGCCTCGCCGCGCTGGAGAGCCTGAGGGCCTCCAGCCCGGACGTCGTCGCCGCGTGCCAGGGCGCCGCCGGCCTGAGCCTGGGCGAATACACCGCCCTGACCTTCGCGGGCGCGCTCGAGTTCGAGGCCGGCCTGGAAGTCGTCCGACGCCGAGGCCAGGCGATGCAGGCGGCTTCGCTCGCCTCCCCTAGCGGGATGATCAGCGTGCTGGGGCTCGACGAGGCCCAGGTCGACGAGCTGTGCGCCCGGGTCGCGCCCCACGGCCGCCTCTGGAAGGCCAACATGCTCGGCCCCGGCAACATCGTCGTCTCGGGCGACGACGCGGCCCTCGGCCACGTCGAGCCGATCGCGCAGGAACTGGGGGCGATGAAAGTCGTCCGCCTCGCCGTCGCCGGCGCGTTCCATACGCCGCTGATGAAGCCGGCCGACGAACAGCTCGCCGAGGTGCTCGATCGCGTCGAGGTCCGCGCGCCGAGGATCCCCGTCTACTCGAACGTCGACGCCGCCCCCCACGACGACCCGGAGGCGATCCGCAAGATCCTGGTCACCCAGGTCCTGCAAGGGGTCCGCTGGGACGAGTCGATGCGTCGGATGATCGCCGACGGCTTCGACGCGTTCTACGAGATCGGCCCCGGCCGCGTCCTCACCGGCCTCCTCAAGCGGATCGACCGCAAGACTCCCTGCACCCACGTGCCGGCCCGCTGA
- the plsX gene encoding phosphate acyltransferase PlsX, with protein MRIALDAMGGDFAPGPIVAGAVEAVLDCEDLTTVLVGDRERIEAELDKAPDAPRDRLPIVHAAEAIGMDEKPVEALRKKRDNSISRSWAMMAGGEVQAIVSAGNTGAMVASALFAGAHAKMFLPGVRRPGIAAIFPSHQGPIVIIDVGANMSPKPEDLYQYGLMGSIYAEEILGVTAPRIGILNVGAEEEKGNDLTRATRKLFEESPWSSRFVGNVEGRDLYEGHVRVVICDGFVGNVLLKGGEGAVEFLFSTLREELARMLPEFPAEVGHRIAKSLMNLKTRFEYEEFGGGPLLGIRGACIICHGSSKARAIKNALRVANLMAADRINAKIIEQLGAVAHAPVDEPKP; from the coding sequence ATGCGGATAGCCCTGGACGCGATGGGAGGCGACTTCGCCCCCGGACCGATCGTCGCGGGCGCGGTGGAAGCGGTCCTTGATTGCGAAGACCTGACCACGGTGCTGGTCGGCGACCGCGAACGGATCGAGGCCGAGCTGGACAAGGCCCCGGACGCCCCCCGCGACCGGCTGCCGATCGTCCATGCGGCCGAGGCCATCGGGATGGACGAGAAGCCGGTCGAGGCCCTGCGCAAGAAGCGGGACAACTCGATCTCCCGGAGCTGGGCCATGATGGCCGGCGGCGAGGTCCAGGCGATCGTCTCGGCGGGGAACACCGGCGCGATGGTGGCCTCGGCCCTGTTCGCCGGGGCCCACGCCAAGATGTTCCTCCCCGGCGTCCGCCGGCCGGGCATCGCCGCGATCTTCCCGTCGCATCAGGGGCCGATCGTCATCATCGACGTCGGCGCCAACATGTCCCCCAAGCCCGAGGACCTCTATCAGTACGGGCTGATGGGCTCGATCTACGCCGAGGAGATCCTGGGGGTCACCGCGCCCCGGATCGGGATCCTCAACGTCGGCGCCGAGGAAGAGAAGGGGAACGACCTCACCCGCGCCACGCGGAAGCTGTTCGAGGAATCCCCCTGGTCCAGCCGGTTCGTCGGCAACGTCGAGGGCCGGGACCTCTACGAGGGCCACGTCCGCGTCGTCATCTGCGACGGCTTCGTGGGCAACGTGCTCCTCAAGGGAGGGGAGGGGGCCGTCGAGTTCCTCTTCTCGACGCTCCGCGAGGAACTCGCGCGGATGCTCCCCGAGTTCCCCGCCGAGGTCGGCCATCGGATCGCCAAGAGCCTGATGAACCTCAAGACCCGGTTCGAGTACGAGGAGTTCGGCGGGGGGCCGCTGCTGGGCATTCGCGGGGCCTGCATCATCTGCCACGGCTCGTCGAAGGCCCGGGCGATCAAGAACGCCCTCCGCGTCGCCAACCTCATGGCCGCCGACCGGATCAACGCCAAGATCATCGAGCAGCTCGGGGCGGTCGCCCACGCCCCCGTCGACGAGCCCAAGCCCTGA